In the Sulfurovum zhangzhouensis genome, one interval contains:
- a CDS encoding cation:proton antiporter, whose product MHSFAPEILLVTILSLVVLSDSISARLKIPSVFLLLIGSYLIYTYAKMAVPIDLKLYFDTVILFCIPLIFMADALHLHFSDIKKHGWSIFYLAVFAVALSITAGASLYNLDLFEGLTLGAYVSLFAINMATDAVSVQSVLSRFHGISHDIKVLIEGESLGNDATAVIAFFFIGLPWMMSGTIDAGDATMDALRVFVVSIGLGIAFGYLFYMLMKLIDDKRGELFIFIIEAYLAYLIGEHFHVSGILTLITAIIATKAWIDIDMKSLKDVSEKKSKTFLQKLRLHGIDPTTSERMEYIYEMAKEFGYIAAVVIFFVLAEMVSLEKFWEYKTEILIMFVVTTVIRALSMAKFAFWGNKVKHIKPVGFEGWFILTFSGMKGALSIILVHMIPASFEYKELFEVVTTGVVILSIFVYGTTLWAYFTFFKKDEEKKLFSH is encoded by the coding sequence ATGCATAGTTTTGCGCCTGAGATATTGCTCGTTACGATCTTGAGTCTTGTAGTGCTTTCTGACAGTATATCTGCAAGACTGAAAATACCTTCGGTCTTCTTACTGTTGATCGGTTCCTATCTTATTTATACTTATGCCAAAATGGCAGTTCCTATTGATTTGAAGCTCTATTTTGATACGGTGATACTTTTTTGTATTCCTCTGATCTTTATGGCCGATGCATTACATTTACATTTTTCAGATATCAAAAAACACGGCTGGAGTATTTTTTATCTTGCTGTTTTCGCTGTTGCACTCTCTATTACAGCTGGGGCCAGCCTGTACAATTTAGATCTCTTTGAAGGACTGACCTTAGGGGCTTATGTCTCTTTATTTGCGATCAATATGGCAACTGATGCAGTCAGTGTACAATCGGTACTCTCCCGTTTTCATGGGATAAGTCATGATATCAAAGTTTTGATCGAGGGTGAATCGCTGGGTAATGATGCAACAGCAGTTATTGCTTTTTTCTTTATCGGTCTTCCATGGATGATGAGCGGTACGATAGATGCCGGTGATGCAACAATGGATGCTTTACGCGTCTTTGTTGTGAGTATCGGGCTTGGTATCGCTTTTGGGTATCTCTTTTATATGCTTATGAAACTGATCGATGATAAGAGGGGTGAACTCTTTATTTTTATTATAGAAGCCTACTTAGCGTATCTCATTGGTGAGCATTTTCATGTCAGTGGTATTTTGACATTGATCACTGCTATTATCGCAACGAAAGCGTGGATAGACATCGATATGAAATCGTTGAAAGACGTGAGTGAAAAAAAGAGTAAGACTTTTTTACAAAAGCTTCGTTTGCATGGCATCGACCCCACTACATCAGAGAGAATGGAGTATATCTATGAGATGGCTAAAGAGTTTGGATATATTGCCGCAGTAGTGATCTTCTTTGTCTTGGCAGAAATGGTCAGTTTGGAGAAGTTTTGGGAGTACAAAACAGAGATCCTGATCATGTTTGTTGTCACAACAGTGATACGTGCACTCTCCATGGCAAAGTTTGCATTTTGGGGCAACAAGGTGAAACATATCAAGCCTGTAGGTTTTGAGGGGTGGTTTATCCTTACCTTCTCAGGGATGAAAGGGGCACTCTCTATCATCCTCGTGCATATGATCCCTGCAAGCTTCGAGTATAAAGAGCTCTTTGAAGTCGTGACTACGGGTGTTGTGATACTCTCTATCTTCGTCTATGGTACAACGCTGTGGGCTTATTTTACATTTTTTAAGAAAGATGAAGAGAAGAAGTTGTTTTCACACTAG
- a CDS encoding transglycosylase domain-containing protein — MFHSLIKGSIILAIIFSAALLAAFVYAYEEVKLDADKLINYKPEISSVILDKNGNRLAYVFKEQHRLYATYDELPSFIVEALVAMEDTKFFEHSGVNPDAIIRAIIKDIQAGSFVEGGSTLTQQLIKNKILSSEKKLVRKIKEAILALKIENELSKEEIIERYLNEISYGNNYFGIKTAANGYFHKELNDLTIKEAALLVGLPNAPSYYNPIKHYQRALDRANNVLYRMKNIGWISKEDYLKAVKESPTVYQTSLTQNIAPYIVDEVVRRFNGKLGDIRTGGYKIYTTVDMKQQEIAKKAVTFAYEKALKQYKEKVGETTLNAALVSVESKTGNILAMVGGENYERSTFNRVTQTERQPGSAFKPFIYQTALDMGYNPATPLTDLARTFQYYYKGKRKIWAPKNYERDFQGFLPLREALVHSRNLATINLVADIGVSTIRKRLAFLDVPHIPRDMSIALGNLGLSPLKMAQIFSVFANSGHMIEPRLVSKIISKEGAVIYETRPKEIANFTTPEQAYLMTDVLKDVVLRGTGTNARVDGIELAGKTGTTNNSVDAWFCGYSPEIEVIVWFGRDDNRRIGKRGATGGGLAAPAFSYYFRELLKVYPDMKRTFDIPEGVYRGTYEGKSEIYTRQSPLPTVKPKDEYGFSDTEVSSDDTNSDVMPVQDTNIVETVNYDDANTDDMGYAETIQIDGEEVKDTEEDDPLHPKRKVPKTPVSEDSGTLF, encoded by the coding sequence GTGTTTCATAGTCTTATAAAAGGTTCCATAATCCTGGCGATAATTTTTTCTGCTGCGCTTTTAGCAGCATTTGTCTACGCCTATGAAGAGGTAAAACTGGATGCCGACAAATTGATCAATTATAAGCCCGAGATTTCATCCGTAATTTTGGACAAAAACGGCAATAGACTGGCATATGTTTTTAAAGAACAGCACCGTCTCTATGCTACTTATGATGAGCTTCCTAGTTTTATCGTAGAAGCTCTGGTAGCGATGGAGGATACGAAGTTCTTCGAGCATAGCGGTGTGAACCCTGATGCAATTATCCGTGCGATTATAAAAGATATTCAGGCCGGATCATTTGTAGAGGGTGGTAGTACACTTACGCAGCAGCTCATTAAAAACAAAATACTTAGCAGTGAAAAAAAGTTGGTCCGAAAGATCAAAGAGGCTATTTTAGCACTTAAGATAGAAAATGAGTTAAGCAAAGAGGAGATCATTGAACGCTATCTCAATGAAATCTCTTACGGGAATAACTATTTTGGGATCAAAACAGCGGCAAACGGCTATTTTCATAAAGAGTTGAATGATCTGACAATTAAAGAGGCGGCACTACTCGTCGGATTGCCGAATGCACCAAGCTACTATAACCCTATCAAACATTACCAAAGAGCCTTGGACCGTGCCAATAACGTACTCTACCGTATGAAAAATATTGGGTGGATCAGTAAAGAGGATTACCTCAAAGCAGTCAAAGAGTCACCAACTGTCTATCAGACATCTCTGACGCAAAATATTGCACCGTATATCGTTGATGAAGTTGTAAGACGATTTAACGGTAAGCTTGGTGATATCCGTACAGGCGGATACAAGATCTATACAACTGTGGATATGAAACAACAGGAGATTGCAAAAAAAGCGGTCACATTTGCATATGAGAAAGCATTGAAACAGTATAAAGAAAAAGTAGGTGAAACTACACTTAATGCAGCACTTGTCTCTGTAGAGAGCAAAACCGGAAATATCCTGGCAATGGTCGGTGGTGAGAATTATGAGCGAAGTACTTTCAACCGTGTGACACAAACAGAACGTCAACCCGGATCAGCTTTCAAGCCATTTATCTATCAAACTGCATTAGATATGGGATACAATCCTGCTACACCGCTTACCGATCTGGCTAGAACTTTCCAGTATTACTATAAGGGGAAACGTAAGATCTGGGCACCTAAAAACTATGAGCGTGATTTTCAAGGTTTTCTGCCACTTAGAGAGGCTTTGGTACATTCTCGTAACCTTGCTACGATCAACCTGGTAGCTGATATTGGAGTAAGTACGATTCGTAAAAGACTGGCTTTCCTGGATGTCCCTCATATACCAAGAGATATGTCGATCGCGTTGGGGAACCTTGGACTTAGTCCATTGAAAATGGCACAGATCTTCTCAGTATTTGCGAACAGCGGGCATATGATCGAGCCAAGATTGGTAAGTAAGATCATCTCTAAAGAGGGTGCTGTGATCTATGAAACGCGTCCTAAAGAGATCGCCAACTTTACGACTCCTGAGCAGGCTTACTTGATGACAGATGTGTTGAAAGATGTTGTTCTGAGAGGTACAGGAACTAATGCAAGAGTAGATGGGATAGAACTCGCAGGTAAGACCGGTACAACAAATAATAGTGTCGATGCATGGTTCTGCGGTTATTCTCCGGAAATCGAAGTGATCGTATGGTTTGGACGTGACGACAATAGACGTATAGGGAAGAGAGGTGCGACAGGCGGGGGTCTAGCGGCACCAGCATTCTCTTACTATTTTAGGGAACTACTCAAAGTATATCCAGATATGAAACGAACATTTGATATACCTGAAGGTGTCTACAGGGGAACGTATGAAGGTAAAAGTGAGATCTATACCAGACAATCTCCTCTACCGACTGTGAAGCCAAAAGATGAGTATGGTTTTAGTGATACGGAAGTTTCTTCAGATGACACGAACAGTGATGTCATGCCGGTACAGGATACAAATATTGTAGAGACAGTAAACTATGATGATGCAAATACGGATGATATGGGCTATGCAGAGACGATCCAGATCGATGGTGAAGAAGTAAAAGATACAGAAGAAGATGATCCGCTGCATCCGAAAAGAAAGGTACCAAAGACACCGGTATCAGAGGATAGCGGAACACTCTTTTAA
- a CDS encoding aminotransferase class I/II-fold pyridoxal phosphate-dependent enzyme, with protein sequence MYENEIEALKRAGRFRERKLYDDTLKDLASNDYLGLATKKKHLKKAMKLLDDYATISPKASMLVNGYHPIHRIFEMELAEANNFEEGLVVGSGFLANMALIESLVRKGDMLFMDEEYHASGVLASQLLGKRVVKFKHNDIEDLKEKLEAYPGKRQIIAIEGVYSMGGDLAKKEIFDLAEEKQALMIVDEAHSAGVLGWKLQGIFEHYGIPITERHIKMGTLGKAYGSYGAYILASKEIISFLENRAKSVIYSTAPSVIDTALALVNFRYIRKKAEKIKEEIKERQEIVKQEYGINLQSLILPIAVKSNEQALFLQKGLMAQGYLVGAIRPPTVAQPILRVILSLAVPMREIKHALALIHHNLD encoded by the coding sequence ATGTATGAAAACGAAATAGAAGCTCTGAAAAGAGCCGGACGTTTTAGAGAACGCAAACTCTATGATGACACGTTAAAAGATCTTGCCTCCAACGATTATCTGGGTCTCGCTACCAAAAAAAAGCATTTAAAAAAAGCGATGAAGCTATTGGATGATTATGCAACGATCTCTCCTAAAGCAAGTATGCTGGTCAACGGCTATCATCCGATCCACCGAATTTTTGAAATGGAACTGGCTGAAGCGAATAATTTTGAGGAAGGGCTGGTAGTAGGATCGGGATTTTTGGCAAATATGGCACTGATCGAATCCTTGGTCCGTAAAGGCGATATGCTGTTTATGGATGAGGAGTACCATGCTTCTGGCGTTTTGGCTTCTCAGCTTTTGGGGAAGCGTGTTGTAAAATTTAAACATAACGACATCGAAGATCTGAAAGAAAAGCTAGAGGCTTATCCCGGCAAACGTCAGATCATTGCGATAGAAGGGGTCTACTCTATGGGTGGAGATCTTGCGAAAAAAGAGATTTTTGATTTGGCTGAGGAGAAACAGGCACTAATGATCGTTGATGAAGCGCATAGTGCAGGCGTACTTGGATGGAAGCTTCAGGGGATTTTTGAGCACTATGGTATCCCTATCACAGAACGCCATATCAAAATGGGTACACTGGGTAAGGCTTACGGCTCATACGGTGCGTATATCCTTGCAAGCAAGGAGATCATCAGCTTCCTGGAGAATCGTGCAAAGTCAGTCATCTACTCAACAGCTCCATCTGTGATCGATACGGCATTGGCTCTGGTGAATTTCCGCTATATCCGTAAAAAGGCAGAAAAGATAAAAGAAGAGATAAAAGAGCGCCAGGAGATTGTCAAACAAGAGTATGGCATCAACCTTCAAAGCCTTATTTTGCCAATAGCCGTGAAAAGTAATGAACAGGCACTTTTTTTACAAAAAGGGTTGATGGCACAAGGGTATCTCGTTGGTGCGATCAGGCCGCCAACCGTAGCGCAACCGATCTTAAGGGTGATCCTTTCTTTGGCTGTGCCGATGCGTGAGATCAAGCATGCGCTTGCACTGATCCATCACAATCTGGACTAA
- the maf gene encoding septum formation inhibitor Maf: MITLCSASESRALLLRNFGVEFIQKVPDYDEEQITTNIAKDFVYTASKGKLDAAVREFGLDMPLLCADTVIAAADGSILRKPKDIEDARRILEIQSGSTISIISSAHYRSKTLLFSDISATHYRFATFEKDEMEAYLQSGLWEGKAGGCMVEGFCKKYILEVNGFESTAMGLQVETLLPWLGK, from the coding sequence ATGATCACGTTGTGTTCAGCCTCAGAGTCCAGGGCGCTGCTTTTACGCAATTTTGGTGTAGAGTTTATCCAGAAAGTACCTGATTATGATGAAGAGCAGATCACGACGAACATTGCCAAAGACTTTGTCTATACAGCAAGCAAAGGAAAGCTTGACGCTGCGGTACGTGAGTTTGGACTGGATATGCCACTCTTGTGTGCAGATACCGTGATCGCAGCAGCCGACGGTTCCATCCTGCGAAAGCCCAAAGATATCGAAGATGCCAGACGCATACTAGAGATACAGAGCGGTTCAACGATTTCAATCATTTCTTCAGCACACTATCGATCTAAAACACTGCTTTTTTCAGATATATCGGCAACACACTACCGCTTTGCAACCTTTGAAAAGGATGAAATGGAAGCCTATTTACAAAGCGGTCTATGGGAAGGAAAAGCAGGCGGATGTATGGTAGAAGGATTTTGTAAAAAGTATATTCTTGAAGTGAATGGATTTGAGAGTACCGCAATGGGTCTTCAGGTAGAGACGTTGCTTCCATGGTTAGGAAAATAA
- the alaS gene encoding alanine--tRNA ligase, with protein MDIRQKYLDYFESKGHRVVPSAPLIPIDDDGSLLFVNAGMVPFKGIFTGEEPIPNPPRATSAQTCIRAGGKHNDLDNVGYTARHHTMFEMLGNFSFGDYFKKEAMAYAWEFVTSPEYLALPIDRLWVTVHENDDEAFELWQDHVPADRIMRFGDKDNFWQMGDTGACGPCSEIFYDQGEQHFNGPEDYMGGEGDRFLEIWNLVFMQYERDIQGNLKPLPKPSIDTGMGFERVAAIKEGVFNNYHSSIFMPYLEKLGELVGTTYDYDAPNSASYRVIADHLRSTSFLLAQGVNFDKEGRGYVLRRIMRRAIRHGYLLGLREPFMYKLVDTIGKVMGAQYPYLIEKAEAIKASMKLEEERFFDTIDAGIKLFDEELENTTDMFNGEVAFKLYDTYGFPLDLTEDMLREKGIALDSEGFDRKMEAQKAQSKASWKGTGEAAATGDFKELKEKFGQNKFVGYEHKTYHTKVLGLLDENFKHVSTLQPGMIGWVMLEETPFYAESGGQTGDRGELEGKAKVLDTKLFQGMNLSEVEAKEVISADDSVVAIVDQDRNEIVKHHSATHLLHAALFDILGEHISQAGSLVEANRLRFDFSHPQALSAEEIRTIENWVNDKIAKGVSSTTQEMNIDDARTLGAKAQFGEKYGESVRVVSMGDISVELCGGTHVHNTSEIGLFVISKESGVSAGVRRIEAICGATATKYVFGLKDTLEAVKAEVKNQDPIAGIGKLKDQIKTLKDELQTALSTTKKQLSVTQFNGVNVVVDEVEAGDIKEMIDEAKNKYPNIAIMLFQKKGDKVLIACGSKETAIKAGDWIKEIAPVLGGGGGGRPDFAQAGGKDPSKIAEAKEKALAYLEENL; from the coding sequence ATGGATATCAGACAGAAATATTTAGACTATTTTGAGAGCAAAGGACACAGAGTTGTACCTTCTGCTCCACTTATACCGATCGATGATGACGGATCCCTGCTTTTTGTAAATGCAGGGATGGTACCTTTCAAAGGGATATTTACGGGTGAGGAGCCTATCCCTAATCCTCCGCGCGCAACTTCAGCTCAAACTTGTATCAGAGCAGGTGGAAAACATAATGACCTTGACAATGTAGGATATACAGCAAGACACCATACGATGTTCGAGATGCTGGGGAACTTCTCTTTTGGTGATTATTTCAAAAAAGAGGCGATGGCATATGCATGGGAATTTGTGACCTCTCCTGAGTATCTTGCTCTCCCGATCGATAGACTTTGGGTTACGGTACATGAGAATGATGATGAAGCCTTCGAACTATGGCAGGATCATGTCCCGGCTGACCGTATCATGCGTTTTGGAGACAAAGATAACTTCTGGCAGATGGGAGATACCGGTGCATGTGGACCATGTAGCGAGATCTTCTATGATCAGGGGGAACAGCACTTTAACGGTCCTGAAGACTATATGGGTGGAGAAGGAGACAGATTCTTGGAGATCTGGAATCTGGTTTTCATGCAGTATGAAAGAGATATCCAAGGTAATCTCAAACCGCTTCCAAAACCGAGTATCGATACGGGTATGGGCTTTGAAAGGGTTGCAGCGATCAAAGAAGGTGTGTTCAACAACTACCACTCAAGTATCTTCATGCCATACCTTGAAAAACTGGGTGAGCTGGTAGGTACAACATATGACTATGATGCTCCTAACTCTGCAAGCTACCGCGTGATCGCTGATCACCTTCGTTCTACTTCGTTCTTGCTTGCTCAGGGAGTCAACTTCGATAAAGAGGGACGCGGGTATGTACTCCGCCGTATTATGCGACGTGCGATCCGTCACGGATACCTTCTTGGATTACGTGAACCGTTCATGTACAAATTGGTTGATACGATCGGTAAAGTAATGGGTGCACAGTATCCGTACCTTATCGAAAAAGCTGAAGCGATCAAGGCTTCGATGAAGCTTGAAGAGGAGAGATTCTTCGATACGATCGATGCAGGGATCAAACTCTTTGATGAAGAGCTCGAGAACACAACGGATATGTTTAATGGTGAAGTGGCATTTAAACTCTATGACACTTACGGTTTCCCGCTTGACCTTACAGAGGATATGCTTAGAGAAAAGGGCATTGCACTGGACAGTGAAGGTTTTGACCGCAAGATGGAAGCGCAAAAAGCACAATCCAAGGCTAGCTGGAAGGGAACCGGTGAAGCAGCAGCAACGGGTGATTTTAAAGAGCTCAAAGAAAAATTTGGTCAAAACAAGTTTGTAGGCTATGAGCATAAAACATACCATACAAAAGTCCTTGGTCTGTTGGATGAGAACTTTAAGCATGTATCCACTCTTCAGCCGGGCATGATCGGTTGGGTAATGCTTGAAGAGACACCATTCTATGCTGAATCCGGTGGTCAGACAGGTGACAGAGGAGAGCTTGAAGGTAAAGCAAAGGTACTTGATACCAAGCTTTTCCAAGGGATGAACCTTTCAGAAGTAGAAGCAAAAGAGGTAATATCTGCTGATGACAGTGTGGTTGCTATCGTTGATCAGGATAGAAATGAGATCGTAAAACATCACTCAGCAACACACTTACTCCATGCAGCACTCTTTGATATATTGGGTGAGCATATTTCACAAGCAGGGTCTTTGGTTGAGGCTAACAGACTTCGTTTTGACTTTTCACACCCTCAGGCATTAAGTGCAGAAGAGATCCGTACGATAGAAAATTGGGTCAACGATAAGATCGCTAAGGGTGTTTCCTCTACTACCCAGGAGATGAATATTGATGATGCAAGAACATTGGGGGCCAAAGCACAGTTTGGTGAGAAGTATGGAGAGAGTGTACGTGTGGTAAGTATGGGAGATATCTCTGTAGAACTTTGCGGTGGAACACACGTACACAATACTTCCGAGATCGGACTATTTGTCATTTCCAAAGAGAGCGGTGTAAGTGCAGGGGTGAGACGTATCGAAGCGATCTGTGGTGCTACAGCTACCAAATATGTTTTCGGACTCAAAGATACACTTGAAGCGGTAAAAGCAGAGGTAAAAAACCAGGATCCGATTGCGGGGATCGGTAAGCTTAAAGATCAGATCAAAACGCTTAAAGATGAGCTTCAGACTGCCCTTAGCACAACGAAAAAACAACTGAGTGTCACACAGTTCAATGGTGTGAACGTGGTAGTAGATGAAGTTGAAGCTGGAGATATCAAAGAGATGATCGACGAGGCTAAGAACAAGTATCCAAATATTGCAATCATGCTTTTCCAGAAGAAGGGAGATAAAGTACTGATTGCGTGCGGAAGTAAAGAGACTGCTATCAAAGCCGGTGACTGGATCAAAGAGATCGCACCGGTTCTAGGCGGCGGGGGAGGTGGTCGTCCGGACTTCGCTCAAGCTGGTGGTAAAGACCCATCTAAGATCGCTGAAGCAAAAGAAAAAGCTTTGGCATACCTTGAGGAGAACCTATAA
- the murG gene encoding undecaprenyldiphospho-muramoylpentapeptide beta-N-acetylglucosaminyltransferase, with translation MSIVMTGGGTGGHLVIIKAVKEYLKDEELIYIGSTKGQDQAWFAEDSDFAKTYFLESRGVVNQGLLGKIGSLWKIFTSALKVRKILKAHQAKVVFSVGGFSAAPAALAAKLSGVPLVIHEQNAALGSLNKLLKPYADVFISSYLEESPVKAYPIKQEFFDNARIRKTVETIIFLGGSQGAKAINELALSLAPTLKERGIKIIHQAGERNIDEVKAQYEKLGIEAEVFGFTKELANYMKEADFAVARSGASTLWELSATALPALFIPYPNAASDHQYYNAKFLVEKNLAWLMRENEIDKDKVLSLLDEDLEAKSRGLMESVEKEGSKKIAGILTQI, from the coding sequence ATGAGTATCGTCATGACAGGCGGGGGTACTGGCGGTCACTTAGTGATCATCAAAGCAGTTAAAGAGTATTTGAAAGATGAGGAGTTGATCTATATCGGTTCAACTAAAGGACAGGATCAAGCATGGTTTGCAGAGGATAGTGACTTTGCCAAGACCTATTTTCTTGAGAGCAGGGGAGTGGTCAACCAGGGATTGCTTGGAAAGATCGGTTCACTTTGGAAGATATTTACTTCTGCCTTGAAAGTACGTAAGATACTGAAAGCCCATCAAGCCAAGGTAGTTTTCTCTGTCGGAGGTTTTTCTGCTGCACCCGCTGCACTTGCAGCAAAGCTTTCGGGAGTTCCTTTAGTCATCCATGAACAAAATGCCGCACTAGGCTCACTCAATAAACTTCTTAAGCCCTATGCGGATGTTTTTATCTCTTCGTATCTGGAAGAGAGTCCGGTCAAGGCCTATCCTATCAAACAGGAGTTTTTTGATAATGCACGGATTAGAAAGACGGTAGAAACGATCATCTTTTTAGGCGGATCGCAGGGAGCTAAAGCGATCAATGAGCTTGCCCTTTCCCTTGCACCGACACTGAAAGAACGAGGGATCAAGATCATCCATCAAGCCGGAGAAAGAAATATTGATGAGGTGAAAGCACAGTATGAAAAGCTGGGGATCGAGGCAGAGGTTTTCGGATTTACCAAAGAGTTGGCTAACTATATGAAAGAAGCGGATTTTGCAGTTGCACGGTCGGGGGCATCAACACTCTGGGAGCTCTCTGCTACGGCACTTCCGGCACTCTTTATCCCGTATCCTAATGCGGCCAGTGACCACCAGTATTACAATGCGAAGTTCTTGGTAGAGAAAAACCTGGCATGGCTCATGCGTGAAAACGAGATCGATAAAGATAAGGTACTGTCCCTTCTGGATGAGGACCTGGAAGCTAAAAGCAGAGGGTTGATGGAAAGTGTTGAAAAAGAGGGAAGCAAAAAGATCGCAGGGATCCTTACACAAATCTAA
- a CDS encoding FtsW/RodA/SpoVE family cell cycle protein, translating into MIDKPLLAAVIALLTFSLMMSYSLSTYTVIHFHYSDFHFFLRQFIAIFIALLTMVTISKINPDKWFVPMSMVLFVTFFLLMIFMQFLPASLVKAVGGAKRWIHLGPISIAPVEFFKIGFVFFLSWSLARKFQNKNKMSFIEEVKAFSPYVVLFLIIVVLIAIFQKDLGQVVVLGATLVVLFLLVGSSYKFFLTLVAGALSAFVALIFAAPHRIARIKSWWSTVQDNILSLLPFEGVENLRVDAAKEPYQISNSLNAIHNGGFFGQGLGNGQFKLGYLSEVHTDFILAGITEEFGFLGLALVSFAIFFIIYRIFKIAAKVEEPIYYLFCVGVGLLIAFAFLLNSFGISGITPIKGIAVPFLSYGGSHIMAAGLAIGMVLMISKKVPRDAQGRML; encoded by the coding sequence ATGATAGATAAACCGCTTTTGGCAGCAGTCATTGCATTGTTGACATTTTCATTGATGATGAGTTATTCACTTTCGACCTACACGGTGATACACTTTCATTATAGTGATTTTCATTTTTTTCTAAGACAGTTTATTGCGATATTTATTGCTTTGTTGACGATGGTAACCATCAGCAAAATCAATCCCGATAAGTGGTTCGTACCTATGAGTATGGTATTGTTTGTTACATTTTTTCTGCTGATGATTTTTATGCAATTTTTACCGGCTAGTCTTGTGAAGGCCGTCGGAGGTGCAAAACGTTGGATTCATCTGGGACCGATTTCGATTGCGCCGGTGGAATTTTTCAAGATCGGTTTTGTCTTTTTTCTCTCATGGAGCTTAGCACGAAAGTTCCAGAACAAGAATAAGATGAGCTTTATAGAAGAGGTTAAGGCATTCTCTCCTTATGTAGTGCTCTTTTTGATTATCGTGGTTTTGATCGCAATCTTTCAAAAGGACCTTGGTCAGGTTGTCGTCCTAGGGGCTACACTTGTCGTACTTTTTTTGCTGGTGGGAAGCAGTTACAAATTTTTCTTGACTTTGGTTGCCGGTGCATTGAGTGCATTTGTCGCCCTGATCTTCGCCGCACCGCATAGAATTGCGCGGATTAAGAGCTGGTGGAGTACCGTACAGGACAATATACTTTCTTTATTGCCGTTTGAGGGTGTAGAGAATTTGCGTGTTGATGCTGCCAAAGAACCCTATCAGATATCAAATTCACTCAACGCGATCCATAACGGAGGCTTCTTTGGCCAAGGTCTTGGAAACGGACAGTTTAAATTGGGGTATCTTTCTGAAGTACATACGGACTTTATCCTGGCAGGTATTACCGAGGAGTTTGGTTTCTTGGGATTGGCATTAGTAAGCTTTGCGATCTTTTTTATCATTTACCGGATTTTTAAGATCGCAGCTAAAGTAGAAGAGCCTATCTATTATCTTTTTTGTGTAGGGGTGGGATTGTTGATCGCTTTTGCGTTCTTACTCAATTCCTTTGGGATCTCCGGGATCACTCCGATCAAAGGTATTGCTGTACCTTTTTTAAGCTATGGGGGATCGCATATTATGGCTGCAGGATTAGCGATCGGTATGGTACTGATGATATCCAAAAAAGTGCCAAGAGATGCACAAGGGCGTATGCTATAA